A window of the Brassica napus cultivar Da-Ae chromosome C5, Da-Ae, whole genome shotgun sequence genome harbors these coding sequences:
- the LOC125586983 gene encoding thioredoxin M4, chloroplastic: protein MASLLDSVTVTRVFSLPITSSISPASKVPSISARRISPVPEFRGLKASWRSSVTQSASLGTNLGSRFARGGRIVCEAQDTTAAAVEVPNISDSEWQTQVLESDVPVLVEFWAPWCGPCRMIHPIVDQLARDFAGKFKFYKINTDESPNTANRYGIRSVPTVIIFKDGEKKDSIIGAVPKETLEKTIERFVVE, encoded by the exons ATGGCTTCCTTGCTCGATTCCGTCACCGTTACCCGCGTGTTTTCTCTTCCGATCACTTCCTCGATTTCACCTGCTTCAAAGGTTCCGTCAATCTCTGCCCGGAGGATTTCTCCCGTTCCGGAATTCAGAGGTTTGAAAGCTTCCTGGAGGAGTTCGGTGACTCAGTCAGCGAGTCTTGGTACGAATCTCGGATCCCGATTCGCTCGTGGTGGTAGAATCGTCTGCGAGGCTCAGGACACCACTGCCGCCGCCGTCGAAG TACCAAACATCTCTGACTCAGAATGGCAAACACAGGTTCTCGAGTCAGATGTACCAGTATTGGTCGAGTTTTGGGCACCGTGGTGTGGACCTTGCCGTATGATTCACCCCATTGTTGACCAACTGGCCAGGGATTTCGCAGGCAAGTTCAAATTCTACAAAATCAACACCGACGAGAGCCCAAACACAGCCAACCGTTACGGGATACGCAGCGTTCCTACCGTGATCATATTCAAAGACGGTGAGAAGAAAGACAGTATCATCGGAGCTGTCCCTAAAGAGACGTTGGAGAAAACTATAGAAAGATTCGTGGTCGAGtaa